In one Rhodococcus sp. B50 genomic region, the following are encoded:
- a CDS encoding helix-turn-helix domain-containing protein, with the protein MHRVTNVVDVTQPAPAPENPIGPRPERYIDIYRRATARLEACLPLGWSLSSDRPRSPEAPTRMLVTAPDGDTVSFSVVTSRGVLSGDVARIAADLSDSDRGFVCAHYLSDPVRRQLDRHGISYADATGNLCLVANRPAVWVRDRGADADPWRGPGRPSGVLTGEPSDRVVRALADHVGEISVPELIKLSGASTGATYRVVEVLVERELVRRVPRGPIVEVRWEPMLRAWAAERKVCPVRRFTAPEGVTATRTRLAERIDIPYALTGVGATDYAAPALLELYADDPDDFADGLGLRPVEHGGDVVVAIPWSPVVFERMDRRGGLRHVALSHVYADLLAGPFRNDDAAEHVRSRLTADEQWRRPIR; encoded by the coding sequence ATGCACAGAGTCACTAACGTGGTGGATGTGACACAGCCGGCTCCCGCCCCCGAGAACCCGATCGGTCCCCGCCCCGAGCGGTACATCGACATCTACCGCCGTGCCACCGCCCGGCTCGAGGCGTGCCTGCCGCTCGGCTGGTCGCTGTCCAGCGACCGTCCCCGCTCCCCCGAGGCACCCACCCGGATGCTCGTCACCGCCCCCGACGGCGACACCGTGTCCTTCTCCGTCGTCACGTCTCGCGGTGTGCTTTCCGGCGACGTCGCCCGCATCGCCGCCGACCTGTCCGACTCCGACCGCGGTTTCGTGTGCGCCCACTATCTGTCCGATCCGGTGCGACGCCAGCTCGACCGGCACGGCATCTCCTACGCCGACGCGACCGGCAATCTCTGTCTCGTCGCGAACCGCCCGGCGGTGTGGGTCCGCGATCGCGGCGCCGACGCCGATCCGTGGCGCGGCCCGGGACGCCCGTCCGGGGTGCTGACCGGCGAGCCGTCCGATCGAGTGGTACGGGCGCTCGCCGATCACGTCGGGGAGATCTCCGTGCCGGAGCTGATCAAGCTGTCCGGCGCATCGACCGGCGCGACCTACCGCGTCGTCGAGGTGCTCGTCGAACGCGAACTGGTGCGCCGGGTGCCCCGCGGCCCGATCGTCGAGGTGCGGTGGGAGCCGATGCTCCGCGCCTGGGCCGCCGAACGAAAGGTGTGCCCGGTCCGCCGGTTCACCGCCCCCGAGGGCGTCACCGCGACCCGCACGCGACTCGCCGAACGTATCGACATCCCCTACGCGCTCACCGGCGTCGGCGCCACCGACTACGCCGCCCCGGCACTGCTCGAGCTCTACGCCGACGATCCCGACGACTTCGCCGACGGTCTCGGCCTCCGCCCGGTCGAGCACGGCGGCGATGTGGTGGTGGCGATCCCCTGGTCGCCGGTGGTCTTCGAACGGATGGACCGCCGCGGCGGACTGCGCCACGTGGCGCTCTCGCACGTCTACGCCGACCTGCTCGCAGGCCCCTTCCGCAACGACGACGCCGCCGAACACGTCCGCTCCCGGCTCACCGCGGACGAGCAGTGGCGGCGCCCGATCCGCTGA
- the otsB gene encoding trehalose-phosphatase produces the protein MTGRRDDRSTHQMTAPRTVEDLPSALDGAALSDRLAGRRPAVFLDYDGVLTPIVARPEDAVWSDSMRRTVRELADRVSVCIVTGRDRDVVQQLMGVDDLVVAGSHGFDIWSPTDGQIAHDVLDDFTDLISETTDTLRTRLDGLDGVGIEPKRASVAVHYRQAAPEVHARVGAIVDALLQENPERLAVVPGKMVYELKPAVDWNKGKAVLHLIEILGLASDDVVPLYLGDDITDEDAFRALRGRGIGILVGSPDDPEMAGRRTDAEFVLASVDDVERFLSTLGR, from the coding sequence ATGACGGGTCGCCGCGACGACAGGAGTACCCACCAGATGACCGCGCCGCGCACCGTGGAGGATCTACCGTCCGCACTCGACGGTGCCGCCCTGTCCGACCGCCTCGCCGGTCGCCGCCCGGCCGTCTTCCTCGACTACGACGGTGTGCTCACCCCGATCGTCGCCCGCCCGGAGGACGCGGTGTGGTCGGATTCCATGCGCCGCACCGTCCGTGAACTCGCCGACCGCGTATCGGTGTGTATCGTCACCGGCCGTGACCGCGACGTCGTCCAGCAACTCATGGGCGTCGACGATCTCGTCGTCGCGGGCAGCCACGGATTCGACATCTGGAGCCCCACCGACGGGCAGATCGCCCACGACGTCCTCGACGACTTCACCGACCTGATCTCCGAGACCACCGACACCCTGCGCACCCGTCTGGACGGTCTCGACGGTGTCGGCATCGAACCGAAACGCGCTTCGGTCGCCGTGCACTACCGGCAGGCCGCTCCCGAGGTGCACGCTCGGGTGGGCGCGATCGTCGATGCGCTGCTGCAGGAGAACCCCGAGCGACTCGCGGTGGTGCCGGGAAAGATGGTCTACGAACTCAAACCGGCGGTGGACTGGAACAAGGGCAAGGCGGTCCTCCACCTGATCGAGATCCTCGGTCTCGCCTCCGACGATGTCGTGCCGCTCTATCTCGGCGACGACATCACCGACGAGGACGCATTCCGGGCGTTGCGCGGCCGCGGGATCGGGATTCTCGTGGGCAGCCCCGACGACCCGGAGATGGCCGGTCGCCGCACCGATGCCGAGTTCGTGCTGGCCTCGGTCGACGACGTCGAACGTTTTCTGTCGACCCTGGGCAGGTGA
- a CDS encoding glycoside hydrolase family 65 protein: MYDPEFTLEYDGFDPDDEPLREALTSTGNGYFCSRGTAEWEDMGEVHYPGTYAHRCYNRETTIMGGSPVLNEDLVNLPNWLVLKLRIDGGEAIRLAQVEILAYRHVYDIRTATVVRELRFRDRHGRETSLHSRRFVSMEHPNQGALEWSLTPENWSGRVEIVTALDGRVSNRAVARYRDLEARHLDPVSPRTYGPETMALKVQIRQSDTYIAQAARTRVFREGSEGAMFVDRDLYQMEDYIQQVLSFDIAEGSTVRIEKMVAMFTSRDDAITEPLASAGRHVLRYPDFAAAYDEHVAAWDELWDICDIRLPREPRAQLLLRLHVSHVLQVCSRHTSRLDAGVPARGLNGEAYRGHVFWDEMFVYPFLNMRVPEITKGLILYRYRRLGEAQAAASEAGYRGAMYPWQSGSDGTEETQTVHLNPMSGQWDPDLSRNQRHVSAAIFYNVWHYYRATDDVEFLADYGAEMMLEIARFWASIAHYNPDRDRYEIHGVMGPDEFHERYPGATEGGLRNNAYTNVMAAWIAARALDVFEVLSKSRRTALRARLRVTDREVRIWSEMSRKMFVPYHDGVISQFEGYEDLEELDWEHYRTEYGNIGRMDRILRAEGRDPDAYKVAKQADTVMLFFLFDDAELRQVFEQLGCPYDRDLVRRTVDYYDQRTSHGSTLSHVTFAGVLATFDPQSSWLRFKLALESDVSDLQGGTTKEGIHMGVMGGTLDLVQRYYVGARAYGDVLVFRPKLISHLDGVSFSMRYRGTPLRVRIDGDKLSVRAETEGFRVPVRIAVESELVELGPGDSHEFRLAAVPA; this comes from the coding sequence GTGTACGACCCGGAGTTCACTCTCGAGTACGACGGTTTCGATCCCGACGACGAGCCCCTGCGCGAGGCCCTGACCTCGACGGGCAACGGCTACTTCTGTTCACGGGGCACCGCCGAGTGGGAGGACATGGGCGAGGTCCACTATCCGGGGACGTACGCGCACCGCTGCTACAACCGCGAGACCACCATCATGGGCGGAAGCCCGGTCCTGAACGAGGATCTGGTCAATCTCCCGAACTGGCTCGTGCTGAAACTGCGCATCGACGGTGGTGAGGCGATCCGCCTGGCACAGGTGGAGATCCTGGCGTACCGGCACGTCTACGACATCCGCACCGCCACCGTCGTCCGCGAGCTCCGGTTCCGTGACCGGCACGGCCGCGAGACCTCGCTGCACAGCAGACGTTTCGTGAGCATGGAACATCCGAATCAGGGCGCGCTCGAATGGTCGCTGACCCCGGAGAACTGGTCGGGGCGCGTCGAGATCGTCACCGCCCTCGACGGGCGGGTCTCCAACCGCGCCGTGGCCCGCTACCGCGATCTCGAGGCCCGGCACCTCGATCCGGTCTCGCCGCGCACCTACGGTCCCGAGACGATGGCGTTGAAGGTGCAGATCCGCCAGTCCGACACCTACATCGCCCAGGCCGCACGCACCCGGGTGTTCCGGGAGGGTTCGGAAGGAGCGATGTTCGTCGATCGGGATCTGTACCAGATGGAGGACTACATCCAGCAGGTGCTCTCGTTCGACATCGCCGAGGGATCGACGGTGCGGATCGAGAAGATGGTGGCGATGTTCACCTCCCGCGACGATGCGATCACCGAGCCCCTTGCCTCGGCGGGCCGACACGTGCTGCGTTATCCGGATTTCGCCGCGGCATACGACGAGCACGTCGCGGCCTGGGACGAGCTGTGGGACATCTGCGACATCCGGCTGCCGCGGGAGCCACGAGCGCAGTTGCTGCTCCGCCTGCATGTCTCGCATGTGCTGCAGGTCTGTTCGCGCCACACCTCACGTCTCGACGCCGGGGTGCCGGCGCGCGGGCTCAACGGCGAGGCCTATCGCGGGCACGTGTTCTGGGACGAGATGTTCGTCTATCCCTTCCTGAACATGCGGGTTCCCGAGATCACGAAAGGGCTGATCCTCTACCGCTACCGGCGGTTGGGCGAGGCGCAGGCTGCGGCGAGCGAGGCCGGTTACCGGGGGGCGATGTACCCCTGGCAGAGCGGCAGCGACGGCACGGAGGAGACGCAGACGGTGCATCTCAACCCGATGTCGGGGCAGTGGGATCCGGATCTGAGCCGCAACCAGCGGCACGTCAGTGCCGCGATCTTCTACAACGTGTGGCACTACTACCGGGCCACCGACGACGTCGAGTTCCTCGCCGACTACGGCGCCGAGATGATGCTCGAGATCGCGCGGTTCTGGGCATCGATCGCGCATTACAACCCCGACCGGGATCGCTACGAGATCCACGGGGTGATGGGCCCGGACGAGTTCCACGAACGGTATCCGGGGGCCACCGAGGGCGGCCTGCGCAACAACGCGTACACGAACGTGATGGCCGCGTGGATCGCGGCGCGGGCGCTCGACGTCTTCGAGGTGCTGTCGAAGAGCCGGCGCACCGCGCTGCGGGCCCGACTGCGGGTCACCGACCGGGAAGTGCGCATCTGGTCGGAGATGAGCCGGAAGATGTTCGTGCCCTACCACGACGGGGTGATCAGCCAGTTCGAAGGTTACGAGGACCTCGAGGAACTCGACTGGGAGCACTACCGCACCGAATACGGCAATATCGGGCGGATGGACCGCATCCTGCGCGCCGAGGGACGCGATCCGGATGCCTACAAAGTCGCCAAGCAGGCCGACACGGTGATGTTGTTCTTCCTGTTCGACGACGCCGAGCTGCGGCAGGTGTTCGAGCAACTCGGCTGTCCCTACGATCGCGACCTCGTGCGGCGCACCGTCGACTACTACGATCAGCGGACTTCGCACGGTTCGACGCTCAGTCACGTGACGTTCGCGGGTGTGCTCGCCACCTTCGATCCGCAGTCGTCGTGGCTGCGGTTCAAGCTCGCGCTCGAGAGCGACGTCAGCGACCTGCAGGGCGGTACCACCAAGGAGGGCATCCACATGGGTGTCATGGGCGGCACTCTGGATCTGGTGCAGCGCTACTACGTCGGTGCCCGCGCCTACGGCGACGTGCTCGTCTTCCGACCCAAGTTGATTTCGCACCTCGACGGGGTGTCCTTCTCCATGCGGTATCGCGGCACTCCCCTGCGGGTGCGGATCGACGGCGACAAACTGTCGGTGCGCGCCGAGACCGAGGGCTTCCGGGTTCCGGTGCGGATCGCGGTCGAGAGTGAACTCGTCGAGCTCGGTCCGGGCGACTCGCACGAGTTCCGGCTCGCCGCTGTTCCGGCCTGA
- a CDS encoding HAD family hydrolase, whose amino-acid sequence MAETQSRFRAVIFDVDGVLVDSPHETAWREALAGLMTGDWKDLRPETSWHEDAFTAEMYRRVLSGRPRMDGARAALEHFAVPDAERRAVEYADRKQTRLLQLIDERRFHAYDDGVRFVAAVQAAGIAVAAASSSKNAALFLRAIPAHDRPGETLLDRFDADLSGHPVARGKPDPELFLIAASELGVPAAACVVVEDAISGVQAAKTGGMWALGVARFGDTAELEDAGADLVVGSLDEVDLDAFTTGRLTRRGSV is encoded by the coding sequence GTGGCCGAGACACAGTCCAGGTTCCGCGCGGTGATCTTCGACGTCGACGGGGTGCTCGTCGACTCACCACACGAGACGGCCTGGCGGGAAGCGTTGGCCGGTTTGATGACCGGCGACTGGAAGGATCTGCGACCCGAGACCTCCTGGCACGAGGACGCGTTCACCGCCGAGATGTACCGGCGGGTGCTGTCGGGGCGGCCGCGGATGGACGGTGCCCGCGCCGCTCTCGAACATTTCGCGGTGCCCGACGCCGAGCGCCGCGCCGTCGAGTACGCCGACCGCAAGCAGACCCGGTTGCTGCAGCTGATCGACGAACGACGATTCCACGCCTACGACGACGGGGTGCGCTTCGTTGCCGCGGTGCAGGCGGCGGGCATTGCGGTGGCGGCTGCGTCGTCGTCGAAGAACGCAGCACTGTTCCTGCGGGCGATTCCCGCCCACGATCGTCCCGGCGAGACGCTGCTCGACCGGTTCGACGCGGATCTGTCGGGACATCCGGTCGCCCGCGGCAAACCCGACCCGGAGTTGTTCCTCATCGCCGCGAGCGAACTCGGCGTGCCCGCCGCCGCGTGTGTGGTGGTCGAGGATGCGATCAGCGGGGTGCAGGCGGCGAAGACCGGTGGCATGTGGGCGCTCGGTGTCGCCCGCTTCGGCGACACCGCAGAGCTCGAGGACGCCGGCGCCGACCTGGTAGTGGGCTCCCTCGACGAGGTGGACCTCGACGCCTTCACCACCGGCCGGCTCACCCGCCGCGGATCGGTGTGA
- a CDS encoding phosphoketolase family protein, whose translation MSLRTPQTSSDAAAEPRPAIDQEFDTLDAWWRAANYLSVGQIYLMDNPLLREPLRPEHIKPRLLGHWGTTPGLNFVYAHLNRAITARDLDMMYVMGPGHGGPGPVAAAWLEGTYSEVYPDVSRDGDGMRRLFRQFSFPGGIPSHVAPETPGSIHEGGELGYSLSHAYGAVFDNPDLIVAAVVGDGEAETGPLAASWHSTKFVDPRRDGAVLPILHLNGFKIANPTVLARIGEDELISLLRGYGHEPIVVAGDDPADMHRRFAAALDAALDRISEIQQTARSTGDATRPAWPMIVLRSPKGWTGPVEVDGAQVEGTWRAHQVPIGDPRGDEHHRRDLEAWLRSYRPHELFDEDGSPVAALRDLAPRGTRRMSANPHTNGGAVLRDLILPDFRNYAVDVPEPATATAEATRVLGTFLRDIMRRNDQNFRVFAPDENNSNRLDAVLDATDRTWNARIDPGDDRLAPDGRVMEILSEHTCQGWLEGYLLTGRHGLFSSYEAFAHLVDSMVNQHAKWLLTTNRIRWRRPIPSLNYLLTSHVWRQDHNGFSHQDPGFIDHVVNKKPEVVRVYLPPDANTLLSVADHCLRTRQYINVIVAGKQPAVQFLDIDDAMTHCRKGIGIWQWASTDRDAEPDVVLACAGDIPTMETLAAVDILHRRFPDLRIRVVNVVDLMRLQDDRAHPHGLPDAHFDALFTTDKPVVFAYHGYPWLIHRLVYRRTNHENFHVHGYIEEGTTTTPFDMCVLNRIDRYHLALDVLDRVERIRPIAGHARDELENILAEHTRYVRTHGEDMPVITDWHWQGVGID comes from the coding sequence ATGTCACTTCGCACACCGCAGACCAGTTCCGACGCAGCCGCCGAGCCGCGGCCCGCGATCGATCAGGAATTCGACACGCTCGACGCGTGGTGGCGGGCCGCGAACTATCTGTCCGTCGGGCAGATATACCTCATGGACAATCCGCTGCTGCGTGAACCGCTGCGGCCCGAACACATCAAACCGCGCCTGCTCGGGCACTGGGGCACCACACCGGGCCTGAACTTCGTGTACGCGCACCTCAATCGCGCGATCACCGCTCGCGACCTGGACATGATGTACGTCATGGGTCCCGGCCACGGCGGACCCGGACCGGTGGCCGCGGCGTGGCTCGAGGGCACCTACAGCGAGGTCTACCCGGACGTCTCCCGCGACGGGGACGGCATGCGGCGTCTGTTCCGCCAGTTCTCGTTCCCCGGCGGCATTCCCAGCCACGTCGCCCCCGAGACCCCCGGGTCGATCCACGAGGGCGGTGAACTCGGCTATTCCCTCTCGCACGCCTACGGCGCTGTCTTCGACAATCCCGATCTGATCGTCGCCGCGGTCGTCGGCGACGGCGAAGCCGAGACCGGGCCGCTCGCCGCGAGCTGGCATTCGACGAAATTCGTCGACCCGCGGCGCGACGGCGCCGTGCTGCCGATCCTGCATCTCAACGGTTTCAAGATCGCCAACCCGACGGTGCTCGCGCGCATCGGGGAGGACGAACTGATCTCGCTGCTGCGCGGCTACGGTCACGAACCGATCGTCGTCGCCGGCGACGATCCCGCCGACATGCACCGACGGTTCGCCGCCGCCCTCGACGCGGCGCTCGATCGGATCTCCGAGATCCAGCAGACCGCCCGCAGCACCGGCGACGCGACCCGCCCGGCCTGGCCGATGATCGTGTTGCGCTCCCCGAAGGGCTGGACCGGGCCGGTCGAGGTCGACGGCGCGCAGGTCGAGGGCACGTGGCGCGCCCACCAGGTGCCCATCGGCGATCCGCGTGGCGACGAGCACCACCGCCGTGATCTCGAAGCCTGGTTGCGCAGCTATCGGCCCCACGAGTTGTTCGACGAGGACGGAAGTCCCGTCGCGGCGCTGCGGGATCTCGCCCCGCGCGGCACTCGGCGGATGAGCGCCAACCCGCACACCAACGGGGGAGCGGTGCTGCGCGATCTGATCCTGCCCGACTTCCGGAACTACGCTGTGGACGTCCCCGAACCGGCCACCGCCACCGCCGAAGCCACCCGCGTCCTCGGCACCTTCCTGCGCGACATCATGCGGCGCAACGATCAGAACTTCCGGGTGTTCGCACCGGACGAGAACAACTCCAACCGCCTCGACGCCGTCCTCGACGCCACCGACCGCACCTGGAACGCACGCATCGACCCGGGCGACGACCGGCTCGCGCCCGACGGCCGGGTCATGGAGATCCTCTCCGAACACACCTGCCAGGGCTGGCTCGAGGGCTACCTGCTCACCGGCCGGCACGGATTGTTCTCCAGCTACGAAGCTTTCGCGCATCTGGTCGACTCGATGGTCAACCAGCACGCGAAATGGTTGCTCACCACCAATCGCATCCGGTGGCGCCGGCCGATCCCGTCGCTGAACTACCTGCTCACCTCACACGTGTGGCGGCAGGACCACAACGGCTTCTCGCACCAGGACCCCGGTTTCATCGACCACGTCGTCAACAAGAAGCCCGAGGTGGTGCGCGTGTATCTGCCACCGGACGCCAACACCCTGCTCTCGGTGGCCGACCACTGCCTGCGCACCCGCCAGTACATCAACGTAATCGTCGCCGGTAAGCAACCCGCCGTGCAGTTCCTCGACATCGACGACGCGATGACCCACTGCCGCAAGGGCATCGGGATCTGGCAGTGGGCGTCGACCGACCGGGACGCCGAACCGGATGTGGTGCTCGCCTGCGCCGGGGACATCCCCACGATGGAAACCCTCGCGGCCGTCGACATCCTGCACCGCCGCTTCCCCGACCTGCGGATCCGGGTGGTCAACGTCGTCGACCTCATGCGCCTGCAGGACGATCGGGCGCATCCGCACGGCCTGCCCGACGCGCACTTCGACGCGTTGTTCACCACCGACAAGCCGGTGGTCTTCGCCTACCACGGTTATCCGTGGCTGATCCACCGCCTCGTCTACCGGCGGACCAACCACGAGAACTTCCACGTCCACGGATACATCGAGGAGGGCACGACCACCACGCCGTTCGACATGTGCGTGCTCAACCGCATCGACCGCTACCACCTCGCCCTCGATGTCCTGGACCGCGTCGAGAGGATCCGGCCGATCGCCGGACACGCCCGCGACGAACTCGAGAACATCCTTGCCGAACACACCCGCTATGTGCGGACCCACGGTGAGGACATGCCGGTGATCACCGACTGGCACTGGCAGGGCGTCGGAATCGACTGA
- a CDS encoding DNA alkylation repair protein gives MAQAKTDVPTVDELVTELAALDDPKIRAVNEKHGDDHGVNLGTLRAVAKRVKTQHELAQQLWATGDTATRLLALLICRPKAFTVDELDAMVREAGTPKVHDWLVSYVVKKNPHAEELRSRWMTDPDPVVASAGWALTADRVVKHTDGLDLPGLLDTIDAQMRDAPERLQWAMNTCLAQIGIEHPVHRARALDIGERLGVLKDYPTSPGCTSPYVPSWIGEMVRRRGE, from the coding sequence GTGGCTCAGGCGAAAACGGACGTTCCGACCGTCGACGAGCTGGTCACCGAACTCGCCGCGCTCGACGACCCGAAGATCCGTGCGGTCAACGAGAAGCACGGCGACGATCACGGGGTGAACCTCGGCACCCTGCGCGCCGTCGCCAAGCGGGTGAAGACCCAGCACGAGCTCGCGCAGCAACTCTGGGCGACCGGCGACACCGCCACCCGCCTGCTCGCGTTGCTGATCTGCCGTCCCAAGGCGTTCACCGTCGACGAGCTCGACGCGATGGTCCGCGAGGCCGGCACGCCGAAGGTGCACGACTGGCTCGTGAGCTACGTCGTGAAGAAGAACCCGCACGCCGAGGAGCTGCGGAGCCGATGGATGACCGATCCCGATCCTGTGGTCGCGAGTGCGGGCTGGGCGCTCACCGCCGACCGCGTCGTCAAGCACACCGACGGACTCGACCTTCCCGGCCTGCTCGACACCATCGACGCGCAGATGCGAGACGCTCCCGAGCGGTTGCAATGGGCGATGAACACGTGCCTGGCGCAGATCGGCATCGAACACCCCGTCCACCGCGCCCGGGCGCTCGACATCGGCGAACGCCTCGGGGTGCTGAAGGACTATCCGACCTCGCCGGGCTGTACGTCGCCCTATGTGCCGAGCTGGATCGGCGAGATGGTGCGGCGACGGGGCGAGTGA
- a CDS encoding tyrosine-type recombinase/integrase, with amino-acid sequence MTSPDLPRPEVPAVPDTVATAMRRLREKATSENTRAAQIGDWTIFTRWCECTGHSPMPATAEQLSWFLTEKAAEVRPDGRWAYAPSTLSRWVATINKMHILAGLPKPGGHESVRDLLRGIRRDRATPPARRTPLLTDDIRTILTAMRTEAADSGWSVRVAERRDSALLLMGLAGALRRSELTGLVASDVVPHRADGLYVTVRRSKTDRSARGRTVTLPYGSDPHTCPVCAYRRWREVLDAWDEAGREAVVDLLGTAAPDPTEHCCRGLAAGRPQDGDRPLFRPVHHSGAVGATALSGQSVHSMIQRRARRAGFSDDLVATLGGHSLRAGFVTQAVRGGATTQTIMTQTGHADERMVALYSRHHAGLVGNAVTQLGL; translated from the coding sequence GTGACCAGCCCGGACCTGCCCCGCCCCGAGGTGCCGGCGGTACCGGACACCGTCGCCACCGCGATGCGGCGGCTGCGGGAGAAGGCGACCTCGGAGAACACCCGCGCCGCCCAGATCGGCGACTGGACCATCTTCACCCGCTGGTGTGAGTGCACCGGGCACAGTCCGATGCCGGCCACCGCCGAGCAGCTGAGTTGGTTCCTCACCGAGAAAGCCGCGGAAGTGCGCCCCGACGGGCGCTGGGCGTACGCGCCGTCGACGCTGTCGCGGTGGGTAGCGACTATCAACAAGATGCACATCCTCGCCGGCTTGCCGAAACCCGGTGGGCACGAATCTGTTCGGGATCTGCTGCGCGGAATCCGGCGCGATCGGGCCACTCCGCCGGCGCGCCGCACGCCGCTGCTCACCGACGACATCCGCACCATCCTCACCGCGATGCGCACCGAGGCTGCCGACTCCGGGTGGTCCGTCCGTGTCGCCGAACGCCGTGACTCGGCACTGCTGCTGATGGGCCTGGCCGGTGCGCTGCGCCGCTCCGAGCTCACCGGACTCGTCGCCTCCGACGTCGTCCCGCACCGCGCCGACGGGCTGTACGTGACGGTTCGCCGGTCCAAGACCGACCGCAGCGCCCGCGGCCGCACCGTCACCCTGCCGTACGGGTCCGATCCGCACACCTGCCCGGTGTGCGCGTATCGCCGCTGGCGCGAGGTGCTCGACGCGTGGGACGAGGCCGGACGTGAGGCGGTCGTCGACCTGCTGGGCACCGCCGCGCCCGACCCGACCGAACACTGTTGCCGTGGCCTGGCGGCCGGGCGCCCGCAGGACGGCGACCGTCCCCTGTTCCGTCCGGTGCACCACAGCGGCGCGGTGGGCGCGACGGCCCTGTCCGGGCAGTCCGTGCACTCGATGATCCAGCGCCGTGCCCGTCGCGCCGGGTTCAGCGACGACCTCGTCGCGACCCTCGGCGGGCACAGCCTGCGGGCCGGTTTCGTCACCCAGGCGGTGCGCGGGGGCGCGACCACGCAGACGATCATGACGCAGACGGGGCACGCGGACGAACGGATGGTCGCGCTGTACAGCCGCCACCACGCCGGTCTCGTCGGCAACGCCGTCACTCAGCTCGGCCTGTGA